A window from Schistosoma haematobium chromosome 3, whole genome shotgun sequence encodes these proteins:
- the RIIAD1 gene encoding RIIa domain-containing protein 1 (EggNog:ENOG410VKK2~COG:T), whose translation MFDPGSYRPNHDPPAGMEPYDLPTEGDLGALSNAQQGATNKLKAQTRLNNEHYLRKHPEIKYMITAFLRDILTKQPEDAREHFVDFFTSPNLESNIENIKKEFTDQYHDDQVIRSMAQEKQQPEI comes from the exons ATGTTCGATCCAGGATCTTACCGTCCTAACCATGACCCACCAGCCGGGATGGAGCCATATGATCTTCCTACAGAAGGAGATTTAGGAGCCCTCAGTAATGCTCAACAGGGAGCAACAAATAAGCTCAAA GCCCAAACTCGGTTAAATAATGAGCATTATTTACGAAAACATCCAGAAATAAAATACATGATAACTGCATTTCTGAG AGATATTTTAACAAAACAGCCTGAAGATGCTAGAGAACATTTTGTTG ATTTTTTTACTAGTCCAAATCTTGAATCGAATATAGAAAATATCAAGAAAGAATTCACAGATCAGTATCATGACGACCAAGTTATACGCTCTATGGCCCAAGAAAAACAGCAACcagaaatataa